GGGCCCAGCCCTCAAAGGCAGCATGCAGCAGAAACGAGGTAATGGGGCACTCCACATTATTATCGCTGTCACGCGATGGAGGAGTCATAAGTGGTGGGAAGTTAAGGATAGAGAGATTCGGGGTATTATCGGCGTCGGAGGGTATCGCAAAACGAGGGGAAATGGCAGAATGGGTCAAGAATGACGCGATCACCTTGAGAAGCTGGGTGACGGCCGCGGCGGGAATTAGTCGTTGGGGGTATGCGAAGCTGAATTGCCAGGTGCAATTCCCTGCGCCTGGCTGCGCAAGTAGAGTAAATGACTTGGAGCTGTCAGCACGATCCCCAATTTAGGTGTACTGCGAAAACGTACATCTTCCGATCCAGCATGCTGGTCACCATTCTCAGGCTCAGCATTTCGCAGTTCCAAAGCGAACTGGACTTCGTCCTTGTTCAGACGAGCATAGCTGGCCTCACGCAAGTTGCAGGTCTTGCCTGCTTCCGAATCCGCAAATACCGAGGCACAAACGACAGCGCGCCGCGACTCTGTCGACACATAACTCGAGTCGCGGGAAATCGCAAACGCGACATCTTCCAGGCCGGTAAAATGAGAGACAAAACGAGCGTAAGCTTGCATGATTCCTTTCGCGACATCCTGAGAGCCGGCATCGCAAGACAGCTCAATCGCTGGACTGTTCGCAGCTTCGCCGGCTACCCTTTCCACGGCGTACTGATCGATCGTATCCAACGCAGGAACCTTTGTGACCGGAAGAACCTCGTCAGCCGGGACAGAGATAATTTGGTCACCATTCGTCATTTTGGACTCGTCGGTCGTCGTTTCTGGGGGGTTCCGGTGCCCCTCGAAGCTCGAAAATATGCCTGACATGATTTTCCTTAGCATACAGACGGCGGGGGATACGCACCTTTCACATATAACGAGAGAATGATTAGAATAGTAGAGTAAATGAAAGGCGCAGTGTCAGAATGCTAGGAAGATGAGCGAGGATAAGGACCAGAGGTAGTTGTagaaaggcaaaaaaaaaaaaaaacacggAGCCGAGGAATCCCACTATCTACCCACGCCGATATCGACGCAGGCACCGCGCATGGCAGGGTCATCGACGGTGGATCCCGCGGGTGCAGAATTAATTTTGCAGTGCCATTGGGGCATCGGTTAGAGTGTGGGTAAGTTAGTCGTTAGTCGTGGGAAGATGTTGACTGAGTGGGAGAAGGTCTCCGTGGTCTCTCCGTGGTGGGATGAGCGGTTATGCCCGATCAGAGCCCGTGCCAAGTCCGAGTCACGGGAGCTGATTATCTGATCGCATCTGATTAGATAAGTATTGTCTGGTATCCATACATACCATACCGTCGCAGTACCATACCAGTACAGTACGGTATATacacagagtactccgtaccttCCGATCTCCGTCTTGACAACTCCACCATCTGATTATACTCCGAGACatcggttttttttttttttttcctttgccCCCGGATGCTCTCCGGAGT
This Aspergillus chevalieri M1 DNA, chromosome 3, nearly complete sequence DNA region includes the following protein-coding sequences:
- a CDS encoding uncharacterized protein (antiSMASH:Cluster_3.1) translates to MRGIFSSFEGHRNPPETTTDESKMTNGDQIISVPADEVLPVTKVPALDTIDQYAVERVAGEAANSPAIELSCDAGSQDVAKGIMQAYARFVSHFTGLEDVAFAISRDSSYVSTESRRAVVCASVFADSEAGKTCNLREASYARLNKDEVQFALELRNAEPENGDQHAGSEDVRFRSTPKLGIVLTAPSHLLYLRSQAQGIAPGNSASHTPND